In Streptomyces sp. NBC_01707, a genomic segment contains:
- the tsaB gene encoding tRNA (adenosine(37)-N6)-threonylcarbamoyltransferase complex dimerization subunit type 1 TsaB, producing the protein MLLLAVDTATPAVTVALYDGTAVVAESSQVDARRHGELLLPAVDRVLGEAGTGLDAVTAVVVGVGPGPYTGLRVGLVTAATFGSVLSVPVHGLCTLDALAYAAGRSGLEGPFAVATDARRKEVYWARYEDPRTRTGEPAVDRPADIAEQLAGLPVVGAGAALYPDAFPDARGPEHVSAGALAALAAERLAAGAQLLPPQPLYLRRPDAQVPKNYKVVTPK; encoded by the coding sequence GTGCTCTTGCTCGCTGTGGATACCGCCACCCCCGCCGTCACCGTTGCCCTGTACGACGGGACCGCCGTCGTCGCCGAGTCGAGTCAGGTCGACGCCCGACGGCACGGGGAACTGCTGCTGCCCGCTGTCGACCGGGTCCTCGGCGAGGCCGGAACGGGACTCGACGCCGTGACCGCCGTGGTCGTGGGTGTCGGCCCGGGACCGTACACGGGCCTGCGGGTCGGGCTGGTGACGGCCGCGACGTTCGGCTCGGTGCTCTCCGTGCCGGTGCACGGGTTGTGCACGCTGGACGCCCTCGCCTACGCCGCCGGGCGCAGCGGCCTGGAGGGGCCGTTCGCCGTCGCGACGGACGCCCGCCGCAAGGAGGTCTACTGGGCGCGGTACGAGGACCCGCGAACCCGCACGGGTGAACCCGCCGTCGACCGTCCCGCCGACATCGCCGAACAGCTCGCCGGGCTTCCGGTGGTCGGAGCGGGCGCGGCGCTCTACCCCGACGCGTTCCCGGACGCCCGCGGTCCCGAGCACGTCTCCGCGGGTGCGCTCGCAGCCCTGGCCGCCGAGCGTCTCGCCGCGGGAGCGCAGCTGCTGCCGCCGCAGCCGCTGTATCTGCGCAGACCCGACGCCCAGGTCCCGAAGAACTACAAGGTGGTCACCCCGAAGTGA
- the alr gene encoding alanine racemase — MNETASLRARAEIDLAALRANVRALRARAAGAQLMAVVKSDAYGHGAVPCARAALEAGATWLGTATPHEALALRAAGLGGRVMCWLWTPGGPWREAIEADIDVSVSGMWALREVVAAAEEAGRPARIQLKADTGLGRNGCQPSDWPELVAAARTAEQAGTVRITGLWSHFACADEPGHPSIAAQLGVYRDMVAYAEKAGVEPEVRHMANSPATLTVPESYFDLVRTGIAMYGISPSPELGTPADFGLRPVMTLAASVALVKQVPAGHGVSYGHHYTTSAETTLGLIPLGYADGIPRHASGRGPVLVGGALRRVAGRVAMDQFVVDLGGDVVEAGSEAVLFGPGDRGEPSAEDWAEAAGTIAYEIVTRIGGRVPRVYVNETPADENDAQADENESPPDPT, encoded by the coding sequence ATGAACGAGACAGCGTCCTTGAGAGCCCGAGCCGAGATCGACCTCGCCGCACTGCGCGCCAACGTGCGTGCGCTGCGTGCGCGGGCGGCCGGCGCGCAACTCATGGCCGTCGTCAAGTCCGACGCGTACGGGCACGGGGCGGTCCCCTGCGCCAGGGCCGCGCTCGAAGCCGGGGCGACCTGGCTCGGCACCGCGACGCCGCACGAGGCACTGGCGCTGCGCGCCGCCGGGCTCGGCGGCCGGGTGATGTGCTGGCTGTGGACGCCGGGCGGCCCCTGGCGCGAGGCGATCGAGGCCGACATCGATGTGTCGGTGAGCGGTATGTGGGCGCTGCGCGAGGTCGTCGCCGCGGCCGAGGAGGCCGGCCGGCCGGCCCGCATCCAGCTCAAGGCGGACACCGGCCTCGGGCGCAACGGCTGCCAGCCCTCCGACTGGCCGGAGCTGGTCGCCGCCGCCCGCACCGCCGAGCAGGCGGGCACGGTCCGGATCACCGGTCTCTGGTCCCACTTCGCCTGCGCCGACGAGCCCGGTCACCCGTCGATCGCCGCCCAGCTGGGCGTGTACCGGGACATGGTGGCGTACGCGGAGAAGGCGGGCGTAGAACCCGAGGTACGGCACATGGCGAACTCTCCGGCGACGCTGACGGTCCCCGAGTCGTACTTCGACCTCGTGCGGACCGGGATCGCCATGTACGGCATCTCGCCCAGCCCCGAGCTGGGCACCCCGGCGGACTTCGGGCTGCGCCCGGTGATGACGCTCGCCGCGTCGGTCGCCCTGGTCAAGCAGGTGCCGGCGGGTCACGGTGTCAGCTACGGGCACCACTACACGACGTCCGCGGAGACGACGCTCGGCCTGATCCCGCTCGGCTACGCGGACGGCATCCCGCGCCACGCCTCCGGGCGCGGCCCGGTCCTCGTCGGCGGCGCCCTGCGGCGGGTCGCGGGCCGGGTGGCGATGGACCAGTTCGTCGTCGACCTCGGCGGGGACGTCGTCGAGGCGGGCAGCGAAGCGGTGCTGTTCGGCCCGGGGGACCGGGGCGAGCCGAGCGCCGAGGACTGGGCGGAGGCGGCCGGCACGATCGCGTACGAGATCGTCACCCGCATCGGCGGGCGGGTACCGCGCGTCTATGTGAACGAGACCCCGGCCGACGAGAACGACGCCCAGGCCGACGAGAACGAGTCCCCGCCCGATCCGACCTGA
- a CDS encoding YciI family protein gives MPRFLSMIRIDEQNLPAQTPDPDFETRMGALFEEITKAGVMLDTAGLAPTSQGTRVRWEDGKLSYTDGPFTETKEVVGGYAIMQCKDRPEALEWTKRFLEIHPDNWTVTAEVREIAEG, from the coding sequence ATGCCGCGCTTCCTGTCGATGATCCGCATCGATGAGCAGAACCTGCCCGCCCAGACCCCCGACCCCGACTTCGAGACGCGCATGGGGGCACTGTTCGAGGAGATCACCAAGGCCGGGGTCATGCTGGACACGGCAGGGCTCGCCCCCACCTCGCAGGGGACGAGGGTCCGCTGGGAGGACGGCAAGCTGAGCTACACGGACGGGCCGTTCACCGAGACCAAGGAAGTCGTCGGCGGCTACGCCATCATGCAGTGCAAGGACAGGCCCGAGGCCCTGGAGTGGACCAAGCGGTTCCTGGAGATCCACCCCGACAACTGGACAGTCACCGCCGAGGTCCGCGAGATCGCCGAGGGCTGA
- the tsaD gene encoding tRNA (adenosine(37)-N6)-threonylcarbamoyltransferase complex transferase subunit TsaD, with protein MADEPLVLGIETSCDETGVGIVRGTTLLADAIASSVDTHARFGGVVPEIASRAHLESMVPTIERALKEAGISARDLDGIAVTAGPGLAGALLVGVSAAKAYAYALNKPLYGVNHLASHICVDQLEHGPLPEPTMALLVSGGHSSLLLAPDITNDVRPMGATIDDAAGEAFDKIARVLNLGFPGGPVIDRLAKEGDPKAIAFPRGLSGSRDPAYDFSFSGLKTSVARWVEAKRAAGEEVPVRDVAASFQEAVVDVLTRKAVRACKDEGVDHLMIGGGVAANSRLRALAQERCERAGIRLRVPRPGLCTDNGAMVAALGAEMVARNRSASDLDLSADSSLPVTDTHVPGSAHHHDHDHVHEVSKDNLYS; from the coding sequence ATGGCTGACGAACCGCTCGTACTCGGCATCGAGACCTCCTGCGACGAGACCGGCGTCGGTATCGTCCGCGGTACGACGCTGCTCGCCGACGCCATCGCGTCCAGCGTCGACACCCATGCCCGCTTCGGTGGCGTCGTCCCGGAGATCGCGTCCCGCGCCCACCTGGAGTCGATGGTCCCCACCATCGAACGCGCCCTGAAGGAAGCCGGCATCAGCGCCCGCGACCTCGACGGCATCGCCGTCACGGCCGGCCCCGGGCTCGCGGGCGCGCTGCTCGTCGGCGTCTCGGCGGCGAAGGCGTACGCGTACGCGCTGAACAAGCCGCTGTACGGCGTGAACCACCTCGCCTCGCACATCTGCGTAGACCAGCTGGAGCACGGGCCGCTGCCCGAGCCGACGATGGCGCTGCTGGTCAGTGGCGGCCACTCGTCGCTGCTGCTCGCGCCGGACATCACCAACGACGTACGGCCGATGGGCGCGACCATCGACGACGCGGCGGGCGAGGCCTTCGACAAGATCGCCCGGGTGCTGAACCTCGGCTTCCCCGGCGGCCCGGTCATCGACCGGCTGGCGAAGGAGGGCGACCCGAAGGCCATCGCGTTCCCGCGCGGATTGAGCGGCTCGCGCGACCCCGCGTACGACTTCTCCTTCTCCGGCCTGAAGACATCCGTCGCCCGTTGGGTCGAGGCGAAGCGGGCCGCGGGCGAGGAGGTGCCGGTACGCGATGTGGCGGCATCCTTCCAGGAGGCCGTGGTGGACGTGCTCACCCGCAAGGCCGTCCGGGCGTGCAAGGACGAGGGCGTCGACCACCTGATGATCGGCGGCGGGGTCGCGGCCAACTCGCGGCTGCGGGCGCTGGCCCAGGAGCGGTGCGAGCGGGCGGGCATCCGGCTGCGGGTGCCGCGGCCGGGGCTGTGCACGGACAACGGTGCGATGGTCGCGGCGCTGGGCGCCGAGATGGTGGCACGCAACCGCTCCGCGTCGGACCTGGACCTGTCGGCGGACTCGTCGCTGCCGGTGACGGACACGCATGTGCCGGGCAGCGCGCACCACCACGACCACGATCATGTGCACGAGGTCAGCAAGGACAACCTCTACTCATGA
- the rimI gene encoding ribosomal protein S18-alanine N-acetyltransferase, which yields MTPPTAVLREMRWWDIDPVLELEHELFPEDAWSAGMFWSELAHARGPQATRRYVVAESPVTGRIVGYAGLAAAGDLADVQTIGVTRDHWGGGLGSELLTDLLKHATAFECAEVLLEVRVDNTRAQKLYERFGFEPIGFRRGYYQPGNIDALVMRLTVQEPAQEPVQETETD from the coding sequence GTGACGCCCCCGACTGCCGTACTGCGTGAAATGCGCTGGTGGGACATCGATCCGGTGCTGGAGCTCGAACACGAGCTGTTCCCGGAGGACGCCTGGTCGGCCGGCATGTTCTGGTCCGAGCTGGCGCACGCGCGCGGACCACAGGCGACCCGGCGCTATGTCGTCGCCGAGTCCCCGGTCACCGGCCGGATCGTCGGGTACGCGGGGCTCGCCGCGGCCGGTGACCTCGCCGACGTCCAGACGATCGGCGTCACCCGCGACCACTGGGGCGGCGGCCTCGGCTCCGAACTCCTCACCGACCTGCTGAAGCACGCCACGGCCTTCGAGTGCGCCGAGGTGCTGCTCGAGGTCCGGGTCGACAACACCCGCGCGCAGAAGCTGTACGAACGCTTCGGCTTCGAACCGATCGGCTTCCGCCGCGGTTACTACCAGCCGGGCAACATCGACGCGCTCGTCATGCGCCTGACGGTGCAAGAGCCCGCACAAGAGCCCGTACAAGAGACAGAGACTGACTGA
- a CDS encoding alpha/beta fold hydrolase has protein sequence MSESSAGDAMATAAAVAVGWRRAGIAGAAIGVIAAGAAAGVAVERMTVGRGMRRRARLALDASGPYGSLRGMPGRATADDGTELYYETDEVEPDGGTGAGTRPGAGAGAAGTGPRRRRLFGRKAPGPVTVVFSHGYCLSQDSWHFQRAALRGLVRTVHWDQRSHGRSERGRAQAEGVTVGIDQLGRDLKAVIDAAAPEGRLLLVGHSMGGMTIMALADQYPQLIRDRVAAVAFVGTSSGKLGEVSFGLPVAGVNAVRRVLPGVLKALGSQAELVERGRRATADLFAGLIKRYSFGSRDVDPAVERFAERLIESTPIDVVAEFYPAFTEHDKSAALPAFRDIPVLILAGDKDLVTPSSHSEAIADELPDAELVIVPDAGHLVMLEHPETVTDRMADLLVRIGAVQAAANVGGHGSTAQQPGG, from the coding sequence GTGAGCGAGAGCAGTGCGGGGGACGCGATGGCGACGGCGGCCGCTGTGGCGGTCGGCTGGCGCCGGGCAGGCATTGCCGGAGCCGCCATAGGCGTGATCGCGGCCGGTGCGGCGGCCGGCGTCGCGGTCGAGCGGATGACTGTCGGCCGCGGCATGCGCAGGAGGGCCAGGCTGGCGCTGGACGCCTCGGGGCCGTACGGGTCGCTGCGCGGCATGCCCGGCCGGGCCACCGCCGACGACGGCACCGAGCTGTACTACGAGACCGACGAGGTCGAACCGGACGGTGGTACGGGCGCGGGCACCCGACCGGGGGCGGGTGCCGGCGCCGCCGGTACCGGACCGCGGCGGCGCCGGCTCTTCGGCCGCAAGGCCCCTGGGCCCGTCACCGTCGTCTTCAGCCACGGCTACTGCCTCAGCCAGGACTCCTGGCACTTCCAGCGGGCGGCGCTGCGCGGCCTGGTGCGCACCGTGCACTGGGACCAGCGCAGCCACGGCCGCTCCGAGCGCGGCCGGGCCCAGGCCGAGGGTGTGACGGTCGGCATCGACCAGCTCGGCCGCGACCTGAAGGCGGTCATCGACGCGGCCGCCCCCGAAGGCCGGCTGCTGCTGGTCGGACACTCGATGGGCGGCATGACGATCATGGCGCTCGCCGATCAGTACCCGCAGCTGATCCGGGACCGGGTCGCCGCTGTCGCGTTCGTCGGCACGTCGAGCGGGAAGCTCGGCGAGGTCAGCTTCGGGCTGCCGGTCGCGGGCGTGAACGCCGTGCGACGGGTGCTGCCCGGGGTGCTGAAGGCACTCGGCTCGCAGGCGGAGCTGGTGGAGCGGGGCAGGCGGGCGACCGCCGATCTCTTCGCCGGGCTCATCAAGCGGTACTCGTTCGGTTCGCGCGACGTGGATCCGGCGGTCGAGCGGTTCGCCGAGCGGCTGATCGAGTCCACCCCGATCGATGTGGTCGCGGAGTTCTACCCGGCCTTCACCGAGCACGACAAGAGTGCGGCGCTGCCCGCGTTCCGCGACATCCCGGTGCTGATCCTGGCGGGCGACAAGGACCTGGTGACGCCCAGTTCGCACAGCGAGGCCATCGCCGACGAGCTGCCGGACGCGGAGCTGGTCATCGTGCCGGACGCCGGGCATCTGGTGATGCTGGAGCACCCGGAGACGGTGACGGACCGGATGGCGGACCTGCTGGTCCGGATCGGAGCCGTACAGGCAGCGGCTAACGTTGGCGGGCATGGAAGCACCGCACAACAGCCTGGCGGCTGA
- a CDS encoding LCP family protein yields MTGDKRRLSRRLKAAAAVTGCILVLVAAGAGWAYWHLNQNIRSVDIDSALGDDRPARAPVTTVPTAAPSASASASPLPTGVLNILVLGSDSRSGGENAALGGGDSTGARSDTAMVVHLDADRTKATVVSIPRDTLVTRPSCPTPSGGTTPTTYGAMFNSAYAVGGPVCAVKTVEQLTGVRMDHYIEIDFAGFAGLVDALGGVTVTTTQDIDDDRSHLHLDAGTHRLDGTQALAFARTRHGIGDGSDLGRIKLQQQLVAALLKEAGKTELLTDPAALYKMADAATGSLTTDTGLDSLGELRGLAQGLGAIPATGLTTVTMPVVAAPSDPNRVVAQEPAASTLWESLR; encoded by the coding sequence GTGACCGGAGACAAGAGACGCCTTTCCCGTCGGCTCAAGGCGGCCGCGGCGGTGACGGGCTGCATCCTGGTGCTCGTCGCGGCCGGGGCGGGGTGGGCGTACTGGCATCTGAACCAGAACATCCGCAGCGTGGACATCGACAGCGCGCTCGGCGACGACCGCCCGGCCAGGGCGCCCGTCACCACCGTCCCGACCGCGGCCCCGTCGGCGTCGGCCTCCGCGTCCCCGCTGCCGACCGGTGTGCTGAACATCCTGGTTCTCGGGTCGGACTCGCGCAGTGGCGGCGAGAACGCCGCGCTCGGCGGCGGTGACAGCACGGGCGCCCGCTCCGACACGGCGATGGTCGTCCATCTCGATGCCGACCGTACGAAGGCCACCGTCGTCAGCATTCCGCGCGACACCCTGGTGACGCGTCCCTCGTGTCCGACCCCGTCGGGCGGCACCACTCCGACGACGTACGGCGCGATGTTCAACAGCGCGTACGCGGTCGGCGGTCCCGTCTGCGCCGTCAAGACGGTGGAGCAGCTCACCGGCGTCCGGATGGACCACTACATCGAGATCGACTTCGCAGGCTTCGCCGGTCTCGTCGACGCGTTGGGCGGGGTGACCGTCACCACGACACAGGACATCGACGACGACAGGAGTCATCTCCACCTCGACGCGGGCACGCACCGGCTCGACGGCACCCAGGCCCTCGCCTTCGCCCGCACCCGCCACGGCATCGGCGACGGCAGCGACCTGGGCCGGATAAAGCTCCAGCAACAGCTGGTCGCGGCGCTGCTGAAGGAAGCCGGGAAGACCGAGCTGCTGACCGACCCGGCCGCCCTGTACAAGATGGCGGACGCGGCCACCGGCAGTCTGACCACGGACACCGGCCTCGACTCGCTCGGCGAGCTGAGAGGCCTGGCGCAGGGCCTGGGCGCCATCCCCGCGACCGGGCTGACCACGGTCACCATGCCCGTCGTCGCGGCCCCGTCCGACCCCAACCGGGTGGTGGCGCAGGAGCCTGCCGCGAGCACGCTCTGGGAGTCCCTGCGATAA
- a CDS encoding L,D-transpeptidase, producing the protein MAGLTAAALAAVGFLAYQASANVPETLAAPSPKTTSTAPPAGHAAEHKDKKHPLTVPADSGTGARVVYALDDRRVWLVNAKGKTIRSFAVMPSSVNPRPGSYKVRSRTGVIKGSDGVPIEHVVLFAVADGGVPVGFSAAQDGSMESPDRKLKTGGVRMKRADGNAMWAFATVGAKVVVVP; encoded by the coding sequence GTGGCCGGGCTCACTGCGGCGGCACTCGCCGCGGTCGGCTTCCTGGCCTACCAGGCATCGGCGAACGTCCCCGAGACACTCGCCGCCCCCAGTCCGAAGACGACCAGCACCGCCCCGCCCGCCGGCCACGCCGCCGAGCACAAGGACAAGAAGCACCCGCTCACGGTCCCCGCCGACTCCGGCACCGGTGCCCGGGTCGTGTACGCGCTGGACGACCGGCGGGTGTGGCTGGTCAACGCGAAGGGGAAGACGATCCGGTCCTTCGCGGTCATGCCGAGCTCGGTGAACCCGCGGCCCGGGTCGTACAAGGTGCGTTCGCGCACGGGCGTCATCAAGGGCTCGGACGGCGTGCCGATCGAGCACGTGGTGCTGTTCGCGGTGGCCGACGGCGGTGTACCCGTCGGGTTCAGTGCGGCGCAGGACGGCTCCATGGAGAGCCCGGACCGCAAGCTGAAGACCGGCGGGGTACGGATGAAGCGGGCGGACGGCAACGCGATGTGGGCGTTCGCGACAGTCGGCGCCAAGGTGGTCGTGGTCCCGTAA
- the tsaE gene encoding tRNA (adenosine(37)-N6)-threonylcarbamoyltransferase complex ATPase subunit type 1 TsaE, producing the protein MEAPHNSLAADAANAPVAHAAPGETQAGAAPAGETPVTARLDVTSPEQMQALGRRIAGLLRPGDLVMLSGELGAGKTTLTRGLGEGLGVRGAVTSPTFVIARVHPSLGTGPALVHVDAYRLGGGLDEMEDLDLDVSLPESVVVVEWGDGKVEELSDDRLHVVIHRAVGDTDDERRSVTLVGIGARWSGMRAELEAAH; encoded by the coding sequence ATGGAAGCACCGCACAACAGCCTGGCGGCTGACGCCGCGAACGCCCCGGTAGCGCACGCCGCGCCCGGGGAGACGCAGGCAGGAGCAGCCCCGGCCGGGGAAACCCCGGTCACCGCCCGCCTCGACGTCACCTCCCCCGAACAGATGCAGGCCCTGGGCCGCCGGATCGCCGGCCTGCTGCGCCCCGGCGACCTCGTGATGCTCAGCGGTGAGCTCGGCGCCGGGAAGACGACGCTGACCCGGGGCCTCGGTGAGGGGCTCGGGGTGCGTGGCGCCGTGACCTCTCCCACCTTTGTGATCGCCCGCGTCCACCCGTCGCTGGGCACCGGCCCGGCGCTCGTCCATGTCGACGCGTACCGGCTGGGCGGCGGGCTCGACGAGATGGAGGACCTGGACCTCGACGTGTCGCTGCCGGAGTCGGTGGTGGTCGTGGAGTGGGGCGACGGCAAGGTCGAGGAGCTGTCGGACGACCGGCTGCACGTGGTGATCCACCGTGCGGTAGGCGATACGGACGACGAACGGCGCTCGGTGACGCTGGTCGGGATCGGCGCGCGCTGGTCCGGGATGCGGGCGGAGCTGGAAGCGGCGCACTGA
- a CDS encoding RNA polymerase sigma factor, with the protein MAVTEASATAAVEAVFRIESARIIAGVTRIVRDVGIAEELAQDALVAALEQWPESGVPDRPGAWLTATAKHRAIDLVRRKETYARKLAEVGRTLEDVQPPGPEDIAGADDIDDDLLRLIFTACHPVLSTEARIALTLRLLGGLTTDEIARAFLVSEPTVAQRIVRAKRTLGRAGVPFEVPYGADRAARLGSVLEVIYLIFNEGYAATAGDDWLRPGLCEDALRLARVLAGLMGQEPEVHGLAALLELQASRTAARTGPDGEPVLLAEQNRSRWDRLLIRRGYAALERANALGGAPGPYALQAAIAACHAHAVTYEETDWAVIATLYGLLVKAAPSPVVELNRAVAVSMAEGPEAGLALVDALAGDPALAAYHLLPSVRGDLLARLGRADEARAEFVRAAGLTRNARERALLLARAEKEAEEGGAAR; encoded by the coding sequence GTGGCCGTGACGGAAGCAAGCGCGACCGCGGCGGTCGAGGCCGTGTTCAGGATCGAGTCCGCACGGATCATCGCCGGTGTCACCCGCATCGTGCGGGACGTGGGCATCGCCGAGGAACTCGCGCAGGACGCCCTGGTCGCGGCACTGGAGCAGTGGCCGGAGTCGGGTGTCCCGGACCGGCCGGGCGCCTGGCTGACGGCCACCGCCAAGCACCGCGCGATCGATCTGGTCCGCCGCAAGGAGACGTACGCCCGCAAGCTCGCCGAGGTCGGGCGGACCCTGGAGGACGTACAGCCGCCCGGGCCGGAGGACATCGCCGGCGCCGACGACATCGACGACGACCTGCTGCGGCTGATCTTCACCGCCTGCCACCCCGTGCTGTCGACCGAGGCCCGGATCGCGCTCACCCTGCGGCTGCTCGGCGGCCTCACCACCGACGAGATCGCCCGGGCGTTCCTGGTGTCCGAGCCGACCGTCGCCCAGCGCATCGTCCGCGCGAAACGCACCCTGGGCCGGGCCGGCGTCCCCTTCGAGGTGCCGTACGGAGCCGACCGCGCGGCCCGGCTCGGCTCGGTACTCGAAGTGATCTACCTGATCTTCAACGAGGGGTACGCGGCCACCGCGGGCGACGACTGGCTGCGCCCGGGGCTGTGCGAGGACGCGCTGCGGCTGGCGCGGGTGCTGGCCGGGCTGATGGGGCAGGAACCCGAAGTGCACGGCCTGGCCGCCCTGCTGGAGCTCCAGGCGTCCCGCACCGCGGCCAGGACCGGCCCGGACGGCGAGCCCGTCCTGCTCGCCGAGCAGAACCGGTCCCGTTGGGACCGGTTGCTGATCCGGCGCGGGTACGCGGCCCTGGAGCGGGCGAACGCGCTGGGCGGGGCCCCCGGCCCGTACGCCCTGCAGGCCGCCATCGCGGCGTGCCACGCCCACGCGGTGACGTACGAGGAGACGGACTGGGCGGTCATCGCCACGCTCTACGGCCTGCTGGTCAAGGCGGCCCCGTCACCGGTGGTGGAACTGAACCGCGCCGTCGCGGTGTCGATGGCCGAGGGGCCCGAGGCCGGGCTCGCCCTGGTCGATGCCCTGGCGGGTGACCCGGCGCTGGCGGCGTACCACCTGCTGCCGAGCGTGCGCGGCGATCTGCTGGCGCGGCTCGGGCGCGCGGACGAGGCGCGGGCGGAATTCGTTCGGGCGGCGGGGCTGACCCGTAACGCACGCGAGCGGGCGCTGCTGCTTGCACGGGCGGAGAAGGAGGCGGAGGAGGGCGGCGCGGCGCGATGA